A DNA window from Deltaproteobacteria bacterium contains the following coding sequences:
- a CDS encoding shikimate kinase — protein MNIVLIGYRGTGKSAVGELLALRLKMPCIGMDAEIVKRAGMSIPEIVEKYGWQKFRDMESEEARELAGLDNIIVDTGGGVVERPENIEALKTNSIIIWLKASVDTIVSRIQGDTERPALTAGKTFTEEIAEVLEQRIPKYKSAAQYEIDTDESTPEQVADRVIEIWKEEGNPAAHHVTN, from the coding sequence ATGAATATAGTACTGATCGGATATCGCGGCACCGGGAAAAGTGCGGTGGGAGAGCTTCTCGCCTTGCGCCTCAAGATGCCGTGTATTGGTATGGATGCGGAAATAGTCAAAAGGGCGGGCATGTCAATTCCGGAGATTGTGGAGAAATATGGCTGGCAGAAATTTCGCGATATGGAGTCTGAAGAGGCCCGGGAACTGGCAGGACTTGATAATATTATTGTAGATACCGGCGGCGGGGTTGTTGAACGGCCTGAAAATATTGAGGCCCTGAAGACAAACTCCATTATCATCTGGCTCAAGGCCTCAGTGGATACGATTGTCTCGCGGATTCAGGGAGACACTGAACGGCCTGCCTTGACCGCTGGAAAGACTTTTACCGAAGAGATTGCGGAAGTCCTGGAGCAAAGGATCCCAAAATACAAAAGCGCCGCTCAATACGAAATTGATACGGACGAATCAACCCCGGAGCAGGTCGCAGACAGGGTTATTGAAATCTGGAAGGAGGAAGGAAATCCTGCTGCCCATCATGTCACCAATTGA
- a CDS encoding shikimate dehydrogenase has translation MRSISPSTQFCAVIGNPVAHSLSPAIHNAAFAELDLDFVYVACRVEDVKNALAGMRALSNFRGMSITIPHKTEAMKYVDEIAEVDRSIGSINTVINEQGRLLGFGTDGPGALKAVIDAGVEIDGKNILMLGSGGAARAISFTIARNARLEGLSILDINEDMLQQLTADLRAGTDTLIKSEPLSRNSLAAAMKNADIIIHCTPIGMHPNEDASLIPAEFFQPGQVIFDVVYTPLETRLLAEARSRGLKVISGVDMFINQAVLQFERFTGVDAPVEVMRRVVMEHLRT, from the coding sequence ATCAGGTCAATCAGTCCCAGCACACAATTTTGCGCTGTTATCGGTAATCCGGTTGCGCACAGTCTTTCACCGGCGATTCACAATGCCGCTTTTGCGGAACTGGACCTGGATTTCGTCTATGTGGCCTGCCGGGTCGAAGACGTAAAAAATGCATTGGCAGGCATGCGGGCGTTAAGCAACTTCAGAGGCATGAGCATCACTATTCCGCATAAAACAGAAGCAATGAAATATGTGGATGAAATAGCAGAGGTAGATCGCTCAATCGGTTCAATTAATACGGTTATCAACGAACAGGGCAGGTTGCTCGGGTTTGGAACGGATGGGCCGGGTGCGTTAAAGGCCGTTATTGACGCCGGAGTGGAAATCGACGGCAAAAACATCCTGATGCTGGGCTCGGGCGGCGCGGCGCGGGCGATTTCCTTTACCATCGCACGGAATGCCAGGCTGGAGGGGCTTTCAATCCTGGATATTAATGAGGATATGCTTCAACAGCTTACCGCTGATTTAAGGGCCGGCACGGACACCCTGATCAAATCCGAGCCGCTGAGTAGGAACTCTCTTGCCGCAGCGATGAAGAATGCTGATATAATTATCCACTGTACGCCGATCGGCATGCATCCAAACGAAGATGCCTCCCTGATTCCCGCTGAGTTTTTTCAGCCAGGGCAGGTTATCTTTGATGTTGTATATACGCCCCTTGAAACCAGACTGCTTGCCGAGGCCAGGTCCCGCGGCCTTAAAGTAATTTCCGGAGTGGATATGTTTATCAACCAGGCGGTCTTGCAATTTGAGCGTTTTACGGGCGTTGACGCACCTGTAGAGGTTATGCGCCGGGTAGTAATGGAGCATTTAAGGACATGA
- a CDS encoding AAA family ATPase, with protein sequence MSTHTLRPWTDLVKLHPDVEAGALTEAVFAIDLGAIAAGDPNVPVVNRDPEAFFRATYLTADLQRLLEEVLASLAGKSGYNRVLKLRTPFGGGKSHTLASLLHAARKRDALDAIPEAKGFARPGDVAVAVFDGEKFDARNGKTLEDGRTIQTMWGWIAWQIDPEQAFPIVADHDKDRVAPGGDVIRELITKGAGGRPVLLLLDEVLKYMERAAAVSVLDSTLQRQAKDFFQNLTVEAAGSEKAALVYSLTWSAREALGNVGLLAEIDKLAARVDQLREPVTGDEILPILQRRLLGASPDPSAASEVATAFQEVVTGMQRAHAETPAERQQAEEEGRLFRDRMRSAYPFHPALIDIMRERWTAVDAFQRTRGALRFLASCLHSLKKNGGAQPLLGPGDVPLRDVDVRVKMLKELGVQNDYDPVITSDIDGPNARAKRIDERMARETPALASVKPATRIATSILLYSFGGLRRDLPAATRTAQAGGSGNDETLPPGVTESELLAACVGPDLDNITATAVLSELRTSCLYLHYDGVRYCFKKDPNVTKLIEDAEQGVAREDARAKTNGPVRGKIKEMLDARLAGHHNAQIWPAKSQDIPDEDPRFLVGYLPLEFAGESKSEQERHAKELLSKYGDKPRRYRNGVGLAIPDKRQIEALRRAIRYLLAIERVEAKKQQLRLTKDQLDQLKERKRTEQAAAESCFRELYTAVWLPRVVGGELELEKVERGGRPLQATGVHERIMELLTSVGTPRIHGSVTPRKITERVKLGESLPAPPAPACALHADRSRQAGVVEGDLPARSAQAGQPIRGVRTSDVLEAFFRDISPPRLESATVLRKGIARGIAEGVFAYTSGGLPKLGEDGKFQVTREKVVVARPLAEDEVDFDSGFLMVPSSVPEAPPVSTTGTTEEGPEVPSTGPEPPTPPTGPGAGPTIAGTGTDRLKRISLVFKATRDQVFKAFPAIANLADKSDDEKVKIHIEGTAADGYDPSWLRNAVEEPLDEADIERLPDDETGQK encoded by the coding sequence ATGAGCACACATACCCTTCGTCCATGGACAGACCTGGTAAAGCTCCACCCCGACGTGGAAGCAGGAGCGCTCACTGAGGCGGTGTTCGCCATTGATCTCGGTGCCATTGCCGCGGGAGATCCGAACGTCCCTGTTGTGAACCGCGATCCGGAGGCTTTTTTCCGGGCCACCTATCTCACGGCCGATCTCCAAAGACTCCTCGAAGAGGTTCTCGCGTCCCTGGCTGGCAAGTCGGGCTACAACCGGGTGCTGAAGCTTCGCACGCCCTTCGGCGGAGGCAAATCCCACACTCTGGCCTCTCTTCTGCACGCAGCACGCAAGAGGGATGCCCTTGATGCCATCCCGGAGGCCAAAGGGTTTGCACGTCCCGGCGATGTGGCGGTAGCTGTCTTCGACGGAGAGAAGTTCGACGCCCGCAATGGCAAGACCCTTGAAGATGGTCGAACCATCCAGACTATGTGGGGATGGATTGCCTGGCAGATCGATCCAGAACAGGCCTTCCCCATCGTGGCGGATCATGACAAGGATCGCGTGGCTCCCGGTGGAGACGTAATCCGCGAACTCATTACCAAGGGAGCCGGGGGGCGACCTGTTCTCCTGCTACTGGATGAGGTGCTCAAGTACATGGAGCGGGCAGCGGCGGTCAGTGTCCTGGACTCCACGCTCCAGCGACAGGCCAAGGATTTCTTCCAGAACCTGACCGTAGAGGCGGCCGGAAGCGAGAAGGCGGCGCTCGTGTATTCCCTCACGTGGAGCGCACGAGAAGCCCTTGGCAATGTGGGACTGCTCGCCGAAATCGACAAGCTTGCGGCGAGAGTGGACCAATTGCGTGAGCCTGTGACCGGGGACGAAATCCTCCCGATTCTTCAGCGTCGACTCCTTGGTGCCTCACCTGATCCGTCTGCTGCGAGTGAGGTGGCTACGGCGTTTCAGGAAGTCGTGACAGGCATGCAACGGGCGCATGCGGAAACGCCCGCGGAGCGACAGCAGGCTGAAGAGGAAGGGAGATTGTTCCGCGACCGCATGCGGTCGGCTTACCCCTTCCATCCCGCTCTCATTGATATCATGCGTGAGCGATGGACTGCGGTAGACGCTTTCCAGAGGACCCGCGGGGCGCTCCGATTTCTGGCCTCCTGCCTGCATTCCTTGAAGAAGAACGGCGGTGCCCAGCCGCTTCTGGGTCCCGGAGATGTTCCCCTGCGTGATGTGGATGTCCGCGTCAAGATGCTCAAAGAGCTCGGCGTCCAGAATGACTACGACCCGGTCATCACATCTGATATTGACGGGCCCAATGCCCGAGCCAAACGAATCGATGAGAGAATGGCGCGCGAGACGCCGGCGCTTGCCAGTGTTAAACCGGCTACACGCATCGCCACGTCTATCCTCCTTTACTCGTTTGGTGGACTCAGGCGCGACCTGCCTGCCGCGACGCGCACGGCGCAGGCAGGGGGCTCTGGAAATGACGAAACGCTTCCGCCGGGAGTCACGGAGAGTGAACTCCTTGCTGCGTGTGTCGGTCCCGATCTTGACAATATAACCGCGACCGCGGTGCTTTCAGAACTTCGCACCTCCTGCCTGTATCTCCACTACGACGGCGTGCGCTACTGCTTCAAGAAGGACCCGAACGTCACCAAGTTGATCGAGGATGCCGAACAAGGCGTAGCCAGAGAAGATGCCCGGGCGAAGACAAATGGACCGGTTCGGGGAAAGATCAAGGAAATGCTTGATGCCCGTCTGGCGGGCCATCACAACGCACAAATCTGGCCCGCCAAGAGCCAGGATATTCCAGACGAAGACCCGAGATTCCTGGTGGGGTATTTGCCCCTCGAATTCGCAGGTGAGAGCAAGAGCGAACAGGAACGTCATGCGAAGGAGTTGCTCTCAAAGTACGGTGACAAACCAAGGCGTTATCGAAACGGTGTAGGCTTGGCGATTCCTGACAAGAGGCAAATCGAGGCCCTCAGACGCGCCATCCGGTACCTACTGGCTATTGAACGAGTGGAGGCCAAAAAGCAGCAACTTCGACTCACCAAGGACCAGCTCGATCAACTCAAAGAAAGAAAACGCACGGAGCAGGCGGCGGCGGAATCCTGTTTCAGGGAACTATACACGGCGGTTTGGTTGCCGCGTGTCGTCGGAGGTGAACTCGAGTTAGAGAAAGTGGAAAGAGGCGGGCGTCCTCTTCAGGCCACAGGGGTCCACGAACGGATCATGGAATTGCTGACGAGCGTGGGCACGCCGCGCATACATGGTTCCGTGACACCCCGCAAAATCACGGAACGAGTAAAGCTCGGCGAGTCCCTGCCTGCGCCGCCAGCGCCTGCCTGTGCGTTGCACGCAGACAGGTCGCGGCAGGCAGGCGTTGTCGAAGGTGACTTGCCTGCGCGCAGCGCGCAAGCAGGGCAGCCGATTCGCGGAGTCAGGACATCAGATGTACTTGAAGCTTTCTTCCGGGATATTAGCCCACCCCGGCTGGAATCCGCAACTGTCCTGCGCAAAGGTATAGCTCGTGGTATCGCGGAAGGTGTTTTCGCATACACGAGCGGAGGTCTTCCGAAGTTGGGCGAGGACGGGAAGTTCCAGGTAACCCGCGAGAAGGTGGTTGTAGCAAGGCCGCTCGCCGAAGACGAGGTCGATTTCGATTCGGGCTTCCTCATGGTTCCTTCATCTGTGCCAGAAGCCCCTCCCGTATCGACGACGGGAACAACAGAAGAAGGACCTGAAGTGCCCTCGACCGGGCCTGAGCCTCCCACGCCACCTACTGGGCCAGGGGCAGGGCCAACAATTGCCGGTACCGGAACTGATCGGTTGAAAAGAATCTCCCTGGTTTTCAAGGCAACCAGGGATCAGGTTTTCAAGGCTTTCCCGGCCATAGCGAACCTGGCAGACAAGTCCGATGATGAAAAAGTGAAGATACACATCGAGGGTACGGCTGCGGATGGCTACGATCCCTCATGGCTCCGGAACGCAGTTGAGGAACCGCTTGATGAGGCGGACATCGAACGATTGCCGGATGATGAAACGGGACAAAAATAG
- a CDS encoding ATP-binding protein, which translates to MIRLIEAKGYRCLRYVRTKINAFEILVGPNASGKSTFLDVIRFLGDVVSKDLDAAIRERSDNLADLFWRKEGDHFDLAVEVEIPEHLQSKIKGDFKICRYEISLGIDPTTQENSIRAERVLFLCRHKEPLTQRLLFPFSSAPPDSILTPARKKGMKTVVNKVSGGNDNFYDETGKGWDHAFKLGPHRSALANLPEDETKFPVSTWFKRILMDGIQSLVLNSMSMRRPSPPGQPKTFRPDGSNLPWAIEFFNKEYPENFERWLAHIRTAFSDIKTIETVVRPEDRHRYLRVVYKTGLKIPSWVLSDGTLRLLALTLVAYLDQPAIYLIEEPENGIHPQAVETVFQALSSAYEAQILCATHSPVILSLAEPEQVLCFARTEDGATDIVRGSDHPNLKDWQRGTDLGTLFATGVLG; encoded by the coding sequence ATGATTAGATTGATCGAAGCGAAAGGATACCGTTGCCTTCGTTATGTCAGGACAAAAATCAATGCCTTTGAAATCCTTGTCGGCCCCAATGCCAGCGGCAAGTCAACGTTCCTGGATGTGATTCGTTTCCTTGGTGACGTTGTTTCCAAAGACCTTGATGCGGCGATTAGGGAACGGTCTGACAACCTCGCTGACTTATTCTGGAGAAAAGAAGGAGACCACTTTGATCTTGCAGTAGAGGTGGAAATACCAGAACATCTTCAATCGAAGATAAAAGGAGATTTCAAGATATGCAGGTATGAAATTTCACTTGGAATTGATCCGACAACTCAGGAAAATTCAATTCGGGCCGAACGAGTTCTTTTTTTGTGCCGCCATAAGGAACCTCTAACTCAAAGACTTCTTTTTCCTTTCTCTTCAGCGCCACCTGATAGCATCTTAACTCCTGCTCGGAAAAAAGGTATGAAGACGGTTGTCAATAAGGTATCTGGAGGAAATGACAATTTCTATGATGAAACCGGAAAGGGCTGGGATCATGCCTTTAAGCTCGGGCCCCATAGATCTGCTCTGGCCAATCTCCCTGAAGATGAAACCAAGTTCCCTGTATCGACTTGGTTCAAGCGGATACTCATGGACGGGATACAGAGTCTGGTCTTGAATAGCATGTCTATGCGCAGGCCGAGTCCCCCAGGACAACCGAAGACTTTTCGTCCCGATGGGTCTAATCTGCCATGGGCAATCGAGTTCTTTAACAAAGAATATCCAGAAAACTTTGAGCGGTGGCTGGCCCACATTCGGACAGCGTTTTCTGACATTAAAACTATCGAAACCGTGGTGCGTCCTGAAGACAGGCATCGTTATCTTCGAGTAGTATACAAGACCGGCCTTAAGATTCCTTCATGGGTGCTCTCGGATGGAACACTTCGGCTCTTGGCCTTGACTCTTGTTGCATATCTTGACCAGCCGGCCATTTATCTAATTGAAGAACCAGAAAACGGCATCCATCCTCAAGCGGTGGAAACGGTTTTTCAAGCCCTTTCTTCTGCCTACGAGGCACAGATACTTTGTGCAACACACTCCCCGGTTATTCTCTCTCTGGCAGAACCTGAGCAGGTGTTATGTTTCGCCAGAACTGAAGATGGTGCCACCGATATCGTGCGGGGTTCGGATCATCCGAACTTAAAAGATTGGCAGCGAGGTACAGATCTTGGGACCCTTTTTGCCACGGGAGTTCTCGGATGA
- a CDS encoding 16S rRNA (cytosine(967)-C(5))-methyltransferase RsmB, which translates to MRKVRRRITNPRRLAASVLLKWEGIPPARRPPLAQLTEDFLEDTGPWSDRDRALVRELVFGVVRWLALLDRHIDFRLISGKKRLSRIVRSHLRIGAFQILFLDRIPFSAAVNEAVQGVKSSNSAWASGLVNAVLRRMAERCESLGQEMARRCEDATGLGEVEMLAIEQSHPLWMVDRWAGRYGLEGARSLCSANNIQAPLTLRVNTLTTTREEVLINLAGHGLDAVPGRYAPEAVIIRGYSGSPAAIPGFRKGWFQVQDEAAQLVSYCLDPMPGEIILDACAGPGGKTTHIAQMIRDQGVVEATDRNNARLELLRENQERLGIKCISCIPFESFKAGLHDLKGRYHRILVDAPCSGLGVIRRHPDIKWNRTRASLPELASQQRSLLNVLAPLIRPGGTMVYATCTLEPEETREVVDDFLSIHAGWGLIPADEVLPAAARSLVDENGFLVIFPGPDGPDGFFGQCLRVCPANISCKMRPNSVKYYIIST; encoded by the coding sequence ATGAGGAAGGTCAGGCGCAGAATTACTAATCCCCGCCGGCTTGCCGCCTCGGTCCTCCTGAAGTGGGAGGGTATCCCGCCGGCCAGACGCCCGCCCCTGGCGCAACTGACAGAGGATTTCCTTGAGGACACAGGCCCCTGGTCTGACAGAGACAGGGCCCTTGTCCGTGAGCTGGTTTTCGGAGTGGTGAGATGGCTGGCACTCCTGGACCGGCACATAGACTTCCGGCTTATCTCCGGGAAGAAAAGGCTTTCGAGGATAGTCCGGTCACATTTGAGGATCGGGGCCTTTCAGATCCTGTTTCTTGACCGTATTCCATTTTCAGCCGCAGTGAATGAGGCGGTTCAAGGTGTAAAGTCATCCAATAGTGCCTGGGCCTCTGGTCTGGTGAACGCCGTTCTTCGCCGGATGGCTGAAAGGTGTGAGTCACTCGGACAGGAAATGGCCCGAAGGTGTGAGGATGCAACAGGCCTTGGTGAGGTTGAAATGCTTGCCATTGAGCAATCTCACCCTCTCTGGATGGTCGATAGATGGGCGGGGAGATACGGGCTTGAAGGAGCACGGTCCCTCTGCAGTGCCAATAACATACAGGCCCCGCTGACTCTCAGGGTAAATACCCTGACCACAACAAGAGAAGAAGTCCTTATTAACCTGGCAGGTCATGGGCTTGATGCCGTTCCGGGTCGCTATGCGCCTGAGGCCGTGATAATCCGTGGTTATTCCGGATCTCCTGCGGCAATCCCGGGTTTCAGGAAAGGATGGTTCCAGGTGCAGGACGAGGCGGCACAACTGGTCTCGTACTGTCTGGACCCAATGCCAGGAGAGATCATACTCGACGCCTGCGCAGGGCCCGGAGGAAAGACGACTCATATAGCACAGATGATCAGGGATCAGGGAGTTGTCGAGGCCACGGACAGGAATAACGCCCGCCTGGAACTTCTGAGGGAGAATCAGGAAAGACTGGGTATAAAGTGCATCTCCTGTATCCCTTTTGAATCGTTTAAGGCAGGACTCCATGATCTTAAGGGCAGATATCACCGTATCCTGGTAGACGCTCCGTGCTCAGGCCTTGGCGTCATAAGACGGCACCCTGACATCAAGTGGAATCGCACCAGGGCTTCTCTGCCGGAACTGGCATCTCAGCAAAGGTCTCTGCTTAATGTCCTTGCCCCTTTAATCAGACCCGGGGGTACCATGGTCTATGCGACCTGCACGCTGGAGCCCGAGGAGACCAGGGAGGTAGTGGATGATTTTCTTTCAATTCATGCCGGATGGGGTCTTATCCCGGCGGATGAGGTGCTTCCCGCGGCAGCAAGGAGCCTTGTTGATGAAAATGGATTCCTTGTTATCTTTCCCGGTCCGGACGGCCCTGACGGGTTCTTTGGGCAGTGCTTAAGAGTCTGTCCCGCAAATATTAGTTGCAAAATGAGGCCGAATTCGGTAAAATATTATATAATTTCAACATGA
- a CDS encoding hybrid sensor histidine kinase/response regulator, whose amino-acid sequence MRDRLIDEHTGEQIEDPVTRVLRDGVAVGLANNTVLIAKDGTKRSIDDSGAPIRDGKGNIMGVVLVFRNITEKRRAERELLKADKLESLGVLSGGIAHDFNNILTSILGNISIARMFAKPGDKIFERLEEAENDCMRARVLTQKILTFSRGGAPIMKTAFISELLRDSASFALSGSNVRCEFSIPDDLWRVEVDEGQIAQVISNLIINASQAMPGGGVINLLAENIVVDERQGIPLNNGRHVKISVTDHGIGISKEHFQQIFDPYYTTKRGGSGLGLAIAYSIVKRHNGYIDVKSIPGKETTFSIYLPASSKEALAEKESGEKIRGGKGKILVMDDEKMIRDVVGDMLGILGYEAEFAKDGAEAVELYKKAEQSVRPFDAVIMDLTVPGGMGGKEAVRKLAEIDPEVKAIVSSGYSDDPVMADFRKYGFSNVVAKPYNIKELGDALYEVLK is encoded by the coding sequence TTGCGGGACAGACTCATAGATGAGCATACGGGTGAACAGATCGAGGACCCTGTAACAAGGGTGCTTAGAGACGGCGTGGCGGTCGGGCTGGCAAACAATACGGTATTGATAGCCAAGGATGGAACAAAACGGTCTATTGATGATAGTGGTGCACCCATAAGAGACGGCAAAGGGAACATCATGGGTGTGGTCCTGGTCTTCCGCAATATCACTGAAAAGCGGAGAGCTGAAAGAGAACTATTGAAGGCGGATAAACTTGAATCCCTTGGTGTCCTTTCCGGCGGTATCGCCCACGATTTCAACAATATTTTGACCTCGATTTTGGGCAATATCTCAATTGCAAGGATGTTTGCAAAGCCAGGAGACAAGATATTTGAAAGACTGGAAGAGGCAGAAAATGATTGCATGCGGGCAAGGGTCTTGACACAAAAAATACTTACCTTTTCCAGGGGCGGAGCGCCGATTATGAAGACCGCATTTATATCGGAATTACTAAGGGATTCAGCCAGCTTTGCCTTGAGCGGTTCCAATGTCAGGTGCGAATTTTCAATACCTGATGACCTCTGGCGGGTTGAGGTGGATGAAGGGCAGATCGCTCAGGTCATCAGCAATCTGATAATCAATGCCAGTCAAGCCATGCCGGGAGGCGGAGTAATCAATTTGCTCGCTGAAAATATTGTTGTTGATGAAAGGCAGGGCATTCCTCTAAACAATGGAAGGCATGTAAAGATATCCGTTACCGATCATGGAATCGGTATATCGAAAGAGCACTTCCAGCAAATATTTGACCCCTATTACACCACCAAGCGGGGAGGGAGCGGTCTCGGGCTTGCGATTGCTTATTCAATTGTCAAAAGGCATAATGGATATATTGACGTTAAGTCTATACCTGGAAAGGAGACCACTTTTAGTATCTATCTGCCTGCTTCTTCAAAGGAGGCATTGGCAGAAAAGGAGTCCGGAGAAAAAATTCGTGGAGGAAAAGGTAAAATCCTGGTAATGGATGACGAGAAGATGATCAGAGATGTAGTGGGTGACATGCTCGGAATTTTAGGATATGAAGCAGAGTTCGCCAAAGACGGCGCCGAAGCTGTTGAATTATATAAAAAAGCCGAACAATCTGTCCGGCCATTTGATGCTGTCATAATGGATTTAACGGTCCCCGGCGGCATGGGGGGCAAGGAAGCCGTTCGGAAGCTCGCAGAAATTGATCCTGAAGTTAAAGCCATTGTTTCCAGCGGTTATTCTGATGATCCTGTAATGGCTGACTTTAGAAAATACGGCTTTAGTAATGTTGTGGCCAAACCTTATAACATTAAGGAACTGGGGGATGCTTTATATGAGGTACTAAAATAG
- a CDS encoding PAS sensor protein, giving the protein MAKIQILIVEDDGIIAKDIQNTLEGLGYAVAAITSNAEGAIEKAAETQPDLVLMDIMLEGDMDGVEAAEQIRDRFGIPVVYLTAHADEKTLHRAKTTGPYGYILKPFNEMELHTNIEIALYKSGLEKKLKENEQLLATTLRSIGDAVITADVNGSVTFMNPVAEALTGWRQKDAVRRPLKDVFNIIERVP; this is encoded by the coding sequence ATGGCGAAAATACAGATTCTGATTGTTGAGGATGATGGAATTATCGCTAAAGATATACAAAATACATTAGAAGGTCTGGGATATGCTGTTGCTGCTATTACCTCTAATGCAGAGGGAGCTATTGAAAAGGCTGCGGAAACACAACCGGATCTGGTGCTTATGGATATCATGCTGGAAGGTGATATGGACGGCGTGGAAGCGGCCGAGCAAATACGTGATCGTTTCGGCATCCCGGTGGTATATCTGACGGCTCACGCAGATGAGAAAACATTGCACCGTGCAAAGACAACAGGGCCTTATGGCTACATTCTCAAACCTTTTAATGAAATGGAATTACATACAAATATCGAGATAGCTCTTTACAAGTCCGGATTGGAAAAGAAGTTAAAAGAGAACGAGCAATTGCTGGCCACTACACTGAGAAGCATAGGTGATGCTGTTATTACAGCGGATGTCAACGGATCCGTAACATTTATGAATCCGGTTGCCGAGGCCCTGACGGGCTGGAGGCAGAAAGACGCCGTAAGGAGACCTCTGAAAGACGTTTTCAATATTATAGAGCGTGTCCCGTAA